A part of Paenibacillus sp. 481 genomic DNA contains:
- a CDS encoding YheC/YheD family endospore coat-associated protein, with protein sequence MSTKQTVIGILSYRNGTRFFEPKMFREWIAAGKSLGVSVYIFDSYDVREKSRQIYGFTHNGKGWVGKLQPWPDIVIDRRRSKITPHYRALRRKKLFPFINGPFISKLPATKMFAADDRTARWVPETAPYTANNLKQLAAKYATIYAKPSNGTGGYGVVRIKRTSTGSYLVWGRQRNARLQEIKFKNIAGVNGWLLHWSRNQRRGTGGFMLQQGINTEHIPNRSIDARLMYQRDAEGKWQTTGIGMRISAERSPNSNLINRNSYGAKFRPFLIERFGEARTDEIEKDCEELAKQLAAVIDSRGFKLYEIGIDLAVDVDGRVWLIEVNPKPSRDILITVGDHAAHQRGLELPLEYAMFKARQHQ encoded by the coding sequence ATGAGCACAAAGCAAACCGTGATCGGCATTCTCTCCTACCGCAATGGTACTCGATTTTTTGAGCCAAAGATGTTCCGTGAATGGATAGCTGCCGGAAAATCGTTAGGAGTGAGCGTGTATATATTTGACTCTTACGATGTACGCGAGAAATCACGCCAAATTTATGGCTTTACCCATAACGGCAAGGGCTGGGTAGGCAAGCTGCAACCTTGGCCAGATATCGTTATTGATCGACGACGCAGTAAAATTACACCTCACTACCGCGCCTTACGGCGCAAGAAGCTATTTCCCTTTATCAATGGACCTTTTATTTCAAAATTGCCCGCGACTAAGATGTTCGCCGCAGACGACCGCACGGCTCGGTGGGTGCCAGAAACAGCCCCGTATACTGCGAACAACCTCAAGCAGTTGGCCGCAAAATATGCAACGATATATGCGAAACCGAGCAACGGTACAGGGGGCTATGGTGTCGTGCGTATTAAGCGTACGAGTACGGGATCGTACTTAGTGTGGGGGCGACAACGTAATGCTCGTTTGCAGGAAATCAAGTTTAAAAATATAGCTGGAGTTAACGGATGGTTGCTCCATTGGTCGCGCAATCAGCGTAGAGGTACAGGAGGGTTTATGCTCCAGCAAGGCATTAATACGGAACATATTCCCAATCGCTCTATTGATGCCAGACTTATGTATCAGCGGGATGCGGAAGGAAAATGGCAAACGACAGGTATTGGCATGCGCATTAGCGCTGAGCGCAGTCCGAATTCCAACTTGATTAATCGCAACAGTTATGGCGCTAAATTCCGCCCCTTTTTAATTGAACGGTTTGGCGAAGCTCGCACGGACGAAATTGAAAAAGATTGTGAAGAACTAGCTAAGCAGTTAGCCGCCGTTATAGATAGTCGTGGGTTTAAATTATATGAAATCGGAATCGATCTCGCAGTCGATGTTGATGGGCGTGTCTGGCTAATTGAGGTTAACCCCAAACCAAGCAGAGATATATTAATTACGGTTGGCGATCATGCGGCACATCAAAGAGGACTTGAACTTCCGCTGGAGTATGCGATGTTTAAGGCTCGCCAACACCAATAA
- a CDS encoding dicarboxylate/amino acid:cation symporter produces the protein MNQSWISTQDWSTYASWGAAFLLVIVLWWLAKKKVGFGTRVLLAMAFGLTVGAVFGKASADIGIIGSVYVSLIKMVVIPLVFAAIITSITSVKDASVLKKLGTKTIAIFLATTAIAAAIGLGTALVIDPGAGIGQSAEALQKFEQREIPTFKEVVLDLVPSNPINEMAEGKVVPVIIFAVFIAIAIIIEGSRNPERVQPVRAFFESLSQIMFRVTKIVIKLTPYGVFGLMTAMAARYGLATIQELAWFIVAVYVACLIHMLVTYGVLVTFVARVNPIRFFKKAYPTIAVAFTTRSSYATLPVNLEVITKRMKVSDRVASFVAPLGATINMNGCGGIYPAIVAVFVARVYGIDLNIADYLLIIGAATLASVGVAGVPGPASISTTVVLVQAGLPIEGFALVLAVDAIVDMARTAVNATGTTVAALLVGNSEGEFDRAAFNSEQDDDIDFGNEAGHGKKTVAV, from the coding sequence ATGAATCAATCATGGATTTCAACGCAGGATTGGTCCACATATGCAAGTTGGGGCGCTGCGTTTCTATTAGTTATAGTGCTATGGTGGTTAGCTAAGAAAAAGGTCGGCTTTGGAACGCGCGTACTACTCGCGATGGCGTTCGGTTTAACCGTAGGTGCGGTCTTTGGTAAAGCTTCGGCAGATATCGGTATCATTGGCTCTGTGTATGTAAGCTTAATTAAAATGGTCGTTATTCCGCTCGTTTTTGCGGCCATTATTACGAGCATTACATCGGTTAAAGATGCGAGTGTGTTAAAAAAGCTAGGCACAAAGACAATCGCGATCTTCCTTGCTACAACAGCAATTGCAGCTGCGATTGGCTTAGGTACGGCACTTGTGATTGACCCAGGTGCAGGAATTGGTCAAAGTGCAGAAGCGTTGCAGAAGTTCGAGCAGCGTGAAATTCCGACATTTAAAGAAGTAGTGCTTGATCTGGTGCCATCGAATCCGATTAACGAAATGGCAGAGGGTAAAGTCGTTCCAGTTATCATTTTTGCGGTGTTTATCGCTATCGCTATTATTATTGAAGGATCACGAAATCCGGAGCGTGTGCAGCCGGTAAGAGCATTTTTCGAATCGCTGTCGCAAATTATGTTCCGCGTGACGAAGATTGTGATTAAATTGACGCCGTACGGTGTATTCGGCTTAATGACAGCCATGGCAGCTCGATATGGGTTAGCTACAATACAGGAGCTTGCATGGTTTATTGTAGCGGTGTACGTAGCGTGCTTGATTCATATGCTCGTCACATACGGTGTACTCGTTACGTTTGTAGCGCGCGTGAACCCGATTCGTTTCTTCAAGAAGGCGTATCCGACGATTGCGGTTGCCTTTACGACACGCAGCAGCTATGCGACGCTGCCAGTTAACTTGGAAGTGATTACGAAACGGATGAAAGTGTCTGATCGAGTTGCGAGCTTCGTTGCTCCACTTGGGGCAACGATTAATATGAACGGTTGCGGTGGTATTTATCCAGCAATCGTAGCGGTGTTCGTTGCTCGTGTGTACGGCATAGACTTGAACATCGCGGATTACTTGTTAATTATCGGCGCAGCAACATTGGCGTCGGTTGGGGTAGCTGGTGTACCAGGCCCGGCCTCCATTTCGACGACAGTTGTCCTCGTGCAAGCAGGCTTGCCGATCGAAGGCTTTGCCCTCGTGCTGGCAGTTGATGCGATTGTCGATATGGCGCGGACAGCGGTCAATGCGACTGGAACGACGGTTGCTGCACTCTTAGTGGGCAACAGCGAAGGTGAATTTGATCGCGCGGCGTTTAATAGTGAGCAAGACGATGATATTGACTTCGGTAACGAAGCAGGTCACGGCAAGAAGACAGTTGCTGTTTAA
- a CDS encoding glycoside hydrolase family 31 protein has protein sequence MLTSEAIHPDQHADGNNEGGDNTAMKPGAFVRLEQTEGVTLVHGERAVWGVRWLNTGMVRIRLFKRGEAIDWTTSAGVLGEEERKQNLKSGAFRNEATEIDGNVAVSVTETDCEIVCATSDARLVIVKSDLTWRLEDATGKALAQSRKLNWTKRGETAAWLDMPQTSHVYGLGEKTSFLDKRGERYTMWNSDIFDPHVPEIEALYESIPFMLHMNQGSVYGLFLDNPGRTDFDMRHHGDQYRVASHVGAFDLYLMVGPDMKDVIQRYTALTGRVSLPPKWALGYHQSRYSYVTQQEVLELARTFREKGIACDVIYLDIHYMDEYRVFTFDQDRFPDPEAMMNELAEMGIRIVPIVDPGVKQDARYPIYQEGVRAGHFCAKLEGDLFIGKVWPGDSAFPDFTDDAASHWWGEKHRFYTELGIRGVWNDMNEPAVFNESKTMDLDVMHKNNGKPMTHEELHNLYGMLMSRATYLGLKEQIDGERPFVLTRAGYSGIQRYAAVWTGDNRSFWEHMSMAIPMVLNMGMSGLAFAGPDVGGFAHDTSPELLTRWMQMGVFFPYFRNHSNIGTIRQEPWSFGEQVEDINRRYIELRYRLMPHLYTLFREASETGMPVIRPLVLEYPHDPNVTNMCDQFLFGSDMLVAPILRPGTTFRGVYLPEGVWYDFWTGERHEGGRAILADAPLEKMPIYVKEGGIITEGLAKLHADDRKDDAERDAITFTSYGLAAEGESAYTLYEDDGVTFAFEQGSYNVLRVTASREANGAALSYSYANHGFAARRTQLTFQMKHLGFEPTAVEGAASWTYEAASDTLNITVSDDVESRSLRIQG, from the coding sequence ATGTTGACAAGTGAAGCAATTCATCCGGACCAGCATGCTGACGGGAATAATGAGGGTGGAGACAACACGGCGATGAAGCCGGGCGCGTTTGTGCGCTTGGAGCAGACAGAGGGAGTTACACTTGTTCATGGTGAACGTGCAGTGTGGGGCGTTCGCTGGTTGAATACAGGTATGGTACGCATTCGTTTGTTCAAACGCGGCGAAGCGATCGATTGGACGACGTCTGCGGGCGTACTTGGTGAAGAGGAGCGCAAGCAGAACTTGAAGTCTGGCGCTTTCCGCAACGAGGCGACAGAAATCGATGGTAATGTAGCCGTATCGGTTACTGAAACCGATTGTGAAATCGTTTGCGCAACAAGCGATGCACGTCTCGTTATTGTGAAGTCCGATTTGACTTGGCGCTTGGAAGATGCGACAGGTAAGGCTTTGGCGCAATCGCGCAAGCTGAACTGGACGAAGCGCGGCGAAACGGCAGCTTGGCTTGATATGCCGCAAACGTCGCATGTGTACGGCTTGGGTGAAAAGACGAGCTTCCTTGATAAGCGCGGTGAGCGTTACACGATGTGGAACTCAGACATCTTCGATCCGCACGTGCCAGAAATCGAGGCGTTGTATGAGTCGATTCCGTTTATGTTGCATATGAATCAAGGCAGCGTCTACGGGTTGTTCTTGGACAACCCAGGTCGGACTGACTTCGATATGCGCCATCACGGCGACCAATATCGCGTCGCTTCCCATGTCGGTGCATTCGATCTTTACCTGATGGTTGGACCAGACATGAAAGACGTTATCCAACGTTACACAGCGTTGACAGGACGTGTATCCTTGCCGCCAAAATGGGCGCTTGGCTACCATCAATCCCGTTACAGCTATGTGACACAACAAGAAGTGTTGGAACTAGCACGCACATTCCGTGAAAAAGGAATTGCATGTGATGTTATATATCTCGACATTCATTATATGGATGAGTACCGTGTATTTACGTTTGATCAAGACCGCTTCCCAGATCCAGAAGCAATGATGAACGAGCTAGCTGAAATGGGTATTCGCATCGTTCCGATCGTGGACCCAGGTGTGAAGCAGGATGCGCGTTACCCGATTTACCAAGAAGGCGTACGTGCTGGTCATTTCTGTGCGAAGCTAGAAGGCGACCTGTTTATCGGCAAAGTATGGCCGGGCGACAGTGCGTTCCCTGACTTTACAGATGATGCAGCAAGCCATTGGTGGGGCGAGAAGCACCGCTTCTACACAGAGCTCGGTATTCGTGGCGTATGGAACGACATGAACGAGCCAGCTGTGTTTAACGAGTCGAAGACGATGGATCTGGACGTTATGCACAAAAATAACGGCAAACCGATGACGCATGAAGAGTTGCACAACTTGTACGGTATGCTGATGTCGCGTGCAACGTATCTGGGCTTGAAAGAGCAAATCGACGGCGAGCGTCCATTCGTATTGACGCGCGCTGGCTATAGCGGAATTCAGCGCTATGCAGCAGTATGGACAGGCGACAACCGCAGCTTCTGGGAGCATATGTCGATGGCGATTCCGATGGTGCTTAACATGGGGATGTCCGGTTTGGCGTTCGCAGGTCCGGACGTTGGCGGCTTCGCGCACGATACATCACCAGAATTGCTTACGCGTTGGATGCAGATGGGCGTATTCTTCCCGTACTTCCGCAACCACTCGAACATCGGTACGATTCGTCAAGAGCCGTGGTCATTCGGTGAGCAGGTTGAGGACATCAACCGTCGCTATATCGAGCTGCGCTACCGCTTGATGCCGCACTTGTATACGTTGTTCCGTGAAGCGTCAGAGACAGGCATGCCTGTTATTCGTCCGCTCGTGCTGGAATATCCGCACGATCCGAACGTAACGAACATGTGCGACCAGTTCTTGTTCGGTAGCGATATGCTCGTTGCGCCGATCTTGCGTCCAGGCACAACGTTCCGTGGCGTATACTTGCCAGAAGGCGTATGGTACGACTTCTGGACAGGCGAGCGTCACGAAGGTGGTCGTGCGATTTTGGCGGATGCACCGCTTGAGAAGATGCCGATTTACGTGAAGGAAGGCGGCATCATCACAGAGGGCTTGGCGAAGTTGCATGCAGACGATCGTAAAGACGACGCTGAGCGCGATGCGATCACGTTTACGAGCTACGGCTTGGCAGCTGAAGGCGAATCCGCATACACGTTGTATGAGGATGACGGCGTAACGTTTGCCTTCGAGCAAGGCAGCTACAACGTGCTGCGCGTAACGGCTTCCCGTGAAGCAAATGGAGCTGCGCTTAGCTACAGCTACGCAAACCATGGCTTCGCAGCGCGTCGTACGCAGCTTACGTTCCAGATGAAGCACCTCGGCTTTGAGCCGACAGCCGTTGAAGGCGCTGCTTCTTGGACGTACGAAGCAGCTAGCGATACACTCAACATCACGGTATCCGATGATGTCGAGAGCCGCAGCCTTCGTATTCAAGGCTAA
- a CDS encoding ABC transporter substrate-binding protein, with protein MKRMAKWSLLMLLAVSVMVAGCGSKSDSTTGATEGGSGDVKTVKVFQIKVEIAEALGRLEKEFEKAHPNINLDIQTVGGGADYGAALKAKFAANDAPDIFNNGGYTEMNTWMEHLEDMSNEPWVKDVIPFTKEPMTKDGKLYGMPMNLEGYGFVYNKDLFAKAGITEAPKTLPQLEEAAKKLQAAGITPFANGYQEWWILGIHNLNVPFAHQTDANAFIKGLNDGTSKFAGNPEFENWVKLLDLTMKYGNKNPLTTDYNTQVTLFANGEAAMMQQGNWTQVQIDGINPNLNLGMLPMPLNDDVAKNDKLLVGVPNNWVVNKNSKVKEEAKTFLNWMVSSDIGKEYISKHFKFIPAMSTINPSPEDLGDLATEITKYSKENKVLGWNWFKYPDGATQEFGNAIQAYVAGKSDANKMFADFHKAWDNLKK; from the coding sequence ATGAAACGAATGGCAAAATGGTCCTTACTGATGTTGTTGGCTGTATCCGTTATGGTTGCAGGCTGCGGATCAAAATCAGATAGCACGACTGGCGCAACAGAGGGCGGCAGTGGTGATGTGAAGACAGTTAAGGTGTTTCAAATTAAAGTAGAAATTGCGGAAGCTTTGGGACGCTTGGAAAAAGAGTTCGAAAAAGCTCACCCGAACATTAACTTAGATATTCAAACGGTTGGCGGCGGCGCTGACTACGGTGCTGCATTGAAAGCGAAGTTCGCGGCTAACGATGCACCTGACATTTTCAACAACGGCGGCTACACAGAGATGAACACTTGGATGGAGCACTTGGAAGACATGTCGAATGAGCCTTGGGTTAAAGACGTGATTCCATTTACAAAAGAGCCAATGACGAAAGACGGCAAGTTGTACGGTATGCCGATGAACTTGGAAGGCTACGGCTTCGTGTACAATAAAGATTTGTTCGCTAAAGCGGGCATTACAGAAGCACCAAAAACGTTGCCACAATTGGAAGAAGCAGCGAAGAAGTTGCAAGCAGCTGGCATTACGCCATTTGCGAACGGCTATCAAGAATGGTGGATTCTCGGTATTCATAACTTGAACGTACCGTTTGCTCACCAAACAGACGCTAATGCTTTCATTAAAGGCTTGAACGATGGTACATCTAAATTTGCAGGTAACCCTGAGTTTGAGAACTGGGTGAAGCTGCTTGACCTTACAATGAAATACGGCAACAAAAATCCGTTGACGACAGACTACAATACGCAAGTTACGTTGTTTGCTAACGGTGAAGCAGCAATGATGCAGCAAGGAAACTGGACGCAAGTACAAATCGACGGCATCAACCCGAATTTGAACTTGGGTATGCTCCCAATGCCATTGAACGATGATGTAGCGAAAAACGACAAGTTGCTTGTCGGCGTTCCTAACAACTGGGTTGTAAACAAGAACTCTAAAGTGAAAGAAGAAGCAAAAACGTTCTTGAACTGGATGGTTTCTTCTGATATCGGTAAAGAATATATTTCGAAGCACTTCAAATTCATCCCTGCAATGTCGACAATTAATCCTTCTCCGGAAGATTTGGGCGACCTTGCAACGGAAATTACGAAGTACAGCAAAGAGAACAAAGTATTGGGTTGGAACTGGTTTAAATATCCAGACGGCGCAACACAAGAGTTCGGTAACGCGATTCAAGCTTATGTTGCTGGCAAGTCCGATGCTAACAAAATGTTCGCAGACTTCCACAAGGCTTGGGACAACTTGAAAAAATAA
- a CDS encoding carbohydrate ABC transporter permease, which produces MDIMKKYGGRTLAVEIVMIILGLLFLVPFYFLLVNSVKSFGDLLSNSASWPEVFVWENYKRAWEITKFPQAFMNSLFITVVSNLLIAFMSAMAAYRMVRHNSRFNNVLFLVFVAAMVIPFQSIMIPLVKVMGMVGLSDSMFGLIVAYLGFGGPLSIFLFHGFIKSVPLEIEEAATVDGCSPYRTFWTIVFPLLKPMFVTVIILNSLWIWNDYLLPFLMLQSPELRTIPLATFSFFGQFTKQWDLALPALVLGITPVLVFFLSMQKYIIEGITAGSVKG; this is translated from the coding sequence ATGGACATTATGAAAAAATATGGTGGACGTACATTAGCGGTAGAGATCGTCATGATTATTCTCGGATTGCTGTTTCTCGTCCCGTTCTACTTCTTATTAGTTAACTCGGTTAAGTCGTTCGGCGATTTGTTATCTAACTCGGCGAGCTGGCCAGAAGTGTTTGTGTGGGAGAACTACAAGCGTGCATGGGAAATTACTAAATTCCCGCAAGCGTTTATGAACTCGTTGTTTATTACTGTCGTAAGTAACTTATTGATTGCATTTATGAGCGCGATGGCAGCGTACCGGATGGTGCGTCACAACAGCCGCTTTAACAATGTACTGTTTCTCGTCTTTGTTGCGGCGATGGTTATTCCGTTCCAGTCCATTATGATTCCACTCGTAAAGGTCATGGGAATGGTAGGCTTGTCGGACAGCATGTTTGGACTTATCGTTGCTTATCTCGGTTTTGGTGGCCCGTTGTCCATCTTCTTGTTCCACGGCTTCATTAAATCGGTTCCGTTGGAAATTGAAGAGGCAGCAACAGTGGATGGATGCTCTCCGTACCGCACGTTCTGGACAATCGTATTCCCGTTGTTGAAGCCGATGTTCGTAACGGTCATCATTTTGAACAGCTTGTGGATCTGGAATGACTACTTGCTTCCGTTCTTGATGTTGCAAAGCCCGGAATTGCGTACGATTCCGCTCGCGACTTTCTCGTTCTTCGGACAATTCACGAAGCAGTGGGACTTGGCATTGCCAGCACTTGTGCTCGGTATTACGCCTGTCTTAGTCTTCTTCCTGTCGATGCAAAAATATATTATCGAGGGCATTACAGCTGGCTCGGTAAAAGGTTAA